The Liolophura sinensis isolate JHLJ2023 chromosome 6, CUHK_Ljap_v2, whole genome shotgun sequence genomic sequence ATGATTTAACCAGATTTATCGTGTCACTCATTGCGGAagggcgtaaaataccaataaaataaaaacgtgAATGAAGCGACGTTGTCTGCAAAGTTTGTGACACAGTACCTATACTATAAATACATACCAGTGTTAGCAATTCTCTGTAACTCATGGATGGTTGCAGACACATAAGGTAATGAATGCCTGTCCTTCAGGCCAATTTTTCTGGACGAGGCAATAACCTGGGTATAAAGAATTGTAGCATTGCTAGTTCATGAGCAAAATAGGTTGACTGTGGCCATTATTGTAACAGTGCAACGGATGATTTGCTTAATTGACAGCAGGGCTATATGCTGAGTCCAAATCCTTAAAATGAGAACCATACCGATATGTAATAAAGTACATTTGTCatacccattttttttttaaatgatacaGACAATCCGAAATATCGAATCACAATATACAACATCATGATCTAACCCCTTTTGTTTTCGCAAGACAATGGCAATTCGGGTCAAGACTGCATGTGCAGTGTGAACCAATCTTTGGAATATCTTGACCAGAAAATTAGgcaagaaaatatatatatgataaagtgaacatgaagtcgaccactaaagctgaattaattaataaagtaatattCCAGAGATGTTCTAAatctattttaaaaattctacaccacttatcaacaaaataaataacaaacaatcgtcagtacctagcaaCTCTTttggtgacgtcattttgccatgttatagccaTCTAGAGtcacgtcacaaaacctaggagctctcccctACCATCGGtgttaaacaatgtgacagtgagaaaatacaaacaaaaaggCGTGGCACCCAACCAGCGAGTATCGGCTCTGTTCAATGTTGAAAGgaccgatgtttcttttagtttggcactcggtcagggcgatgttcgtggacacaggCGTCGTGTTTTAGCCGTCCTGCTCCTCCtggtcctgcatgggtgtaagcatttggcttAGCTTGCTCTACCGACTTTTTGGAAATTAAcaaacatagcaggaccttgtgattgataacagactctttcattcagattttggaaagatattttcgtactaaatctgattttgctaaggaaaaatatggcaaaaagtcacaatatttttttcatgcaagcaatgactctcccaggacggttttcttgccagctcaccctaaCAAGTTACtacagtatcctgcccaacaggtacgcattgtgacacgcgAATTCGTTCCCAGtttcctgctcataaatgtgtggtccagaatgcatcagtttaacattcCAACTAATCGAAAAATTCAATTtgttgcatcgatatctgtctatccactaagAAAACTCACTGACAATCCAGAGCCAaaaggttttttgacgtgacagccaactATCACGTGACGccttcagcgctagtgattggccaagttcataagggcttctacaacatggctacacTGAGTAAAATGTTAATCAGTGCCAAATCCCCGATTCTGAACTTTTCGGCTTTCAAAGCtacacagaattttttttacatattgttATGTGAGAACTGTTTCCtatatctatgtacatgtagtgccaGACTTTATGTTcccttttaaagaaaacaacagacaAAAATACCTTTTGGATTTCCTGCTGGCATCGCTTTTGTACATCCGGGTACCTGACCATATAGAGCACCAGCCAGTTCAAAGAGGCCGCAGTTGTCTCCGAACCCGCCAGGAAAAGGTCGACAATTGTTCGAAATACATTGTCCTCTGCAAAATAGACGAAATTATGTTAGGACTTTAACATGCATAAGGTCAAAAAGCTGTTAATAGGCCGTAGTGAGCAGCTGTGGAAAATATGGGCCCATATATCTGCAACTGAGTTATTTGATAGGTGAAGCTAGACGAAGCTATCTTTAACAGTGAGGTTGTCTTAGGAAAGGAAACGATTGAAGGATCAGTGAGCGCAGAGGTATGGAGACGCTGAACTATATCTAAAAATGAGGAAATGGCTGAGCTGTATTTTAAAATGAGGAAAAGGCTGAGCTGTGTCTTTAATTGAGAAAAAGGTCGAGCTGTATCTAAAATGAAGGAAAATGCCGAGCTGCATCTAAAATTGAGGAAAAGGTCAACCTGTGTCTAAAATTGGGCAAAACGTGGAGCTGTATCTAAAAGTGAGGAATAGGTCGAGCTGTTTCTAAAACAGAAAGATCAAGCTTTCTTAAACGGAACCAagctttgtgaaaaaaaatagagACCAGACTGTCTGTAAGAGGAGCCAAGCTACGTGTAGAAGGAGAGATCAGGTACAAAAACACAGAGTTCAGGCTAGGTGTAAGAAGAGCCAAGCTACGTGTAAAAAGGGAGATTCGGCTATCTGCTAGAGCAGTCTACGTGTAAAATCAAGCTTATCTGTAAAAGCTTTACCTGTGAAAGAAGGGTTCCAAGGTTCTTCTTTCGTCATTTTAAGATACAGGTCCATGAAATCTCTGATATTTTCCTCATCAAACGTCTCCCTGTGTTTCTGTATCTCCTCTCGGATTACCTTCCTTAGGGCATTATCATTTTGCACCAGTTCTTTCGCCTGCAATTCAGTGAGATTCACTTCTTATGTATTCATTGTAAAGCCAGAGGTTATAGAGTAATTTTCAACTTTGTTGTGCAAACTTTTACATAACAAAGTTTCTCAAATCAGTCATAACCTGCACAACGCAATTATATGACACGACAAAATTAAAGGCATTTATAAAGCTTATGGGAGTCCTTAAACTTgaggaaaacatttttaatatcgCACGTTGTCAGAAGTTACTTTCTTATTGCTTGAAACACATTAATATATTGCAAACGAAACAGAATCGTGGTTAGAAAACCAGATAGAGAATTTGCACTGTAGTGCCAGTTTCTGTTGCCTCTTATAGCACTgctaacatatatttatttagatgTTTAATGTCGTATACAAGAGTATATCGTTTAAATACCACACCGCACAAACAATAGATCCCGGATAGTTTTGCTCATATAACCTGTTCGAGTGAACTTTTTGGCGTCTCAACCAAGTGGAATTTCTTGCTTCAGTACGATCTGAACGTGTTGCCGTGGACAAGCATCTTACCGGTGAACCGATAGGCAGATAGCGCAGTAACGGGAAGAAGTTCTCGGGCACCTGCAGCCCAGCGTTCTTGAACAAGAATTCCAACATTTTCAATAGTTCCTTAAACACAGGGTCATCCTTCTCATACCTTAATGACATaaagttgaaataaaacaaaattcagtttCTGTGAGATAAGAGAAAGTCTATTCAAAATGAATAGTCATCAAGTTTCAGGCTGTTCTTAATGTAATAAAACGCCAGGTTAATCTaagtttgagtgagtgagtgagtgagtgcttgcggtttaacgtcgtgcttcacaatttttcagtcatatgacgacgaaggggtcTTTaggatgcatgtacgtgtaatgtgcctccttgttgcaggacggatttccaccgctcttttatctagtgctgcttcactccgacgacttaccgaaggcaagtaagccacctcgcccgagccattatactgatacgggtcagccagtcgttgtactatccccttaatgctgaacgccaagcgaggatgctacaacttcctcctttaaagtcttaggtgtgacccgacccaggattgaccctggatctaccgctcccgaagcggacgctcggCCTGTTACCGGTATCGGAGTTTGAGGAATCTTCAATTTATACAAGTTAAGAGAAAGTGGACTCTAAATTTAAAAGGAGTATCTGAGTTGAGGCAAGGGGAATGACGCACCGAGAACCCCGGATGATTCCACACATAATGTTCATCACCGCCATTGACAAGAATTTCCTCGGCACAAACGGCCGGCCATTGCAGGCCCGGATTTCCGTCATAAGCAGGTCAGCCTCGTCCTGGATCCGCTCCTCCAGACTCGTCTTGCCCACCCCAAAGTCACGGAGAGACATGAGAGCAAACCGCCGGGTATCACGCCAAACATCACCTAAGCTCCAGATAACACCTACAtaacaaagataaaaaagaaatcaatataaataaacaaataaataaacagaaccAAAATATTAAAGAGAAAATCATAATCTCTCGTCGGTCATAATCgctttttcgtttttttttcagttttcaatgtacatataatatttcacACACACTTCATTAAACTCACCGTCATAAACTGCATCGGCATGTATGGGTGATTTTCATTTTCCAGACATGGGCAAATCGCGTCGACTGAATCTTCTAGTAGGCCTATTGGCATGTGATGAGAACGTAAATCATGTTCCCAATTAACCGGGAGAGGCTAGAGCTGTGGACAGAAAAGCAATCTCTTCGCTGTTGCTGGCGTGGTATATTGGCGTCCACGTGATTGGGATCTTTAATCTAAATGGGCGTTTTGTGGCTCATAATTAGGTTTACCTCATGAGTGCATCCGCGGAAAAGATGGGTTCGCTCGTGTCGTCAAGGGTTGTATCGGAGCACCGTATGAAATGATGGGTGTGCTCGTGTCATCCGGGGTTGTGTAGGACCATCTGTGGAAATGATGGGTTTGTTCTTCCCGTCAGGGGTTGTGTCGGAGCACCGTATAGAAACAAAGGTGCTCGTGACGTCAGTGGTTGTATATGAATATCTGTGGAAATGATGGGTGTGTTTGTGTCGTCAGGAGTTATATCAGAATATCAGTGGAAAAGATGGGTGTGCTCGTGCCGTCGGTGGTTGTATCTGAACATCTGTGGAACTGATGGGTGTGTTTGTGTCGTCGGTGGTTGTATCTGAACATCTGTGGAAATGATGGGTGTGCTCGTGACGTCGGTGGTTGTATCAGAACATCCGTGGAAAAGACGGGTGTGCTCGTGACGTCACggtttgtatttgtatatcCGTGGAAAAGATATAAGTGTGCTCGGGTCGTTAGGGGTTGTAGCTGAAcgtcagtaaaaaaaaatggttgtgCCCGTGCCGGCAAGGGTTGTACTTGAACATCCGTGGAAGAGATGAATGTGCTAACGCTGTTAAGGGTTGTACCTAAACATCCATAGAAAAGACCGTTGTAGCGTCTAGGGTTGTAGGGTATTTTAGGGTACCTACGATCAAAGCAACTGTTTGCATATTTGTTGACTTACATTTTTTAATGGAGAGGAAAATTCTCACCTTTTCTCTGGAAGATTTTATCCACAATGTACAAATCGTTTGGCCGCCCAATTAAACTTTTCCCTTTGTCCACGAGTCCCTCGTGGATTTTGTCATAAGATGTGACCACAACTGTCCTCATACCGCCTATGTAGATCGTGAACATGTCCCCGTATGTTTTACCGTATTCGTCGAAGGTCCTGAAGATATTACTTTTCCCTGCCAGCTGGATAAGATTGCCGATCAGAGGAAAAGCCAGAGGCCCAGGTGGCAGTTTGTAGCGGTGTTTTTCCTGTGCCAATTTCATGAATTTCAACATCCCCAAGGTGACACAAAGGAAGATCAAAACGGTTTGAAGATCAATCAGATTGAAGAGTGCGGAGAGCATCGTGGTGGGTTGTTAGATCTACACTGTCGCGTAATTCTgtcaaatgaaaagaaaaataaaatgattatgACATTGAACTTAACTAACGAAGAACAAAGTAATTAGGTCATCTATTTATGACTTTACGGAACTTAAAACTTGTGTATATATCCTACAATGCCATGGAAGAGCAGATCAGTTCACTGCTGTCCTGAATGCCTAAGCCACACAcaaacatcaagaaaaaaagaattacGTAGATCTGAATATGAAATGCTGAGACAGTTCTGGTATCATTGATatctaaaaaattaaaaaaaaaaaaagatatacagAAACGTCTCTTTCCCAATAAGGTGCATTTTTTATCCGTGAGGGGTGCCTTATCCCATTCCTGCAGATTTGTTCCCGCTTACCAGCCTCTGATTTACGGTCTTGCGCCGTTTTCTCTCCTATCTGGGAAACATAACCAACTATCCATCCACCACCACGCGGTATGCTTATCTGTATGGTAATACCGAGCCATCATGTGTTGATGCATACAGTGTGCATAACAAATGTAGCAAACACTCACTTTGCCTGTGGACATTTACGACATCACAAGGATACATACAAAcgtttttttgtgtatatttttaaaactaaaCCCTTAATTCCTTTTCGTTCAATAAGTGCTGATATTGCAAATATATAGGACTCGGCTGCATATCCGTACATGAGTCTGAGCATGTTAGCACGGACTTAACAAGCAAGAAACCGTTGGACATACATGTCTAGGTGTAAGATATATGTACGTCTATATaatcatatacattttatacgCCTGAGCTTTTAATTTCCAACTTTCTTTCAGTGTTTGGATTTCTAACAAATGAAGCGTCACTGATACAAGTGGCTGTTTTATCAAGTATGGGCTTTACCTTTGACATCTAAGACTTGTCGGATCAGTACAAAAGAAGTGTAGACGTAATTCTCAACACcagaacaaaatttatttaccggtacttatttgattgttgtttgacccCAGATCAATTATAATTATACAGGAAACGGTTACTTGTGAAACATTAACTGTACAAACTTTGTTAAGTATCTCTATTTGTACTGTAAGACTTGCTACGTCTCTATGGGATAGCtgaatatatgtatgatgtacagaatGATTACCTGATAGAGCCGAGGCTGTCTGGTGCCCTGTAGACATGTAGTAACTCTGTGGAACGTCTTCTGATGTTTGTAGATGTGCTGCCAGAGTGTATATCCTACGGTTTATATACCCTCCTCATCAGGCACAAAAGATCACAGTATTACATTCAAGGTCACTATAATGTTTGTCGTACAGTGACCGAAATCTCTGCTAGAAACTCTCAGATTAAATAGACATTAAACCGGATAGGTCCTATATTGTGACCTCGTAGACTTACTTCTGTCCTATATTTTGaccttttatatttatatttgtacacagTTAATGACCTTTCGTTCCATGTTCCGTTATGGGTCACGCTGGAATGCCTTTCCGGACATTTCTGTCTTGTTTATCATACCAACCTTATATCAGATCACACCCATGTAAACAAGTAGACATCATTGTCATTAGTTTCGATATATAAACTGTGTAATCAGTATGATATAGCTGATATACCTTAGGGAATTTAGATGACTGGATGCATAACTGTcttcaatataaaaaaaatcaagagaGATTTGAATGCCTGTTTAATGTTTGCTATATTCCATTGTAAGGTGGTTAAGTTCTTACGTGTTCAACTGGACGGCAAACAAGGCAAAGTTTATTGACGATCATCTGTCTGAAACAGGAGAGTACATTCTTGGTTTTTCTTATTATTGCCCCTGAAACAGTAAAGCATATAATTTGCCTGGTAGTCAGGATAATTGGACATTTTGATTGGTAACCATTGCCCTTGAAACAGTAGATTAGATACTTTGAATTGTAGTCATGGTCCCAAAACGATACAGTAAATATTTTGACTGGTAACTATTTCCCCTGAAACAGCAGAGTAGATACTTTGATTACTAGTTGTCAATTATTGCCCCTGAAACAGTGGAGTAGGTACTTTGATTAGTATTTATTGCCCCTGAAACAGGAGAGTAGATACTTTCTTTGGTAATCACTGACCCTGAAATAGTAGAGTAGATACTTTGCTTGGTACTCATTGTAACAGCCCAACGTAAGCAAGTAGTGTTATGTACTTTATGCACGctcatgggaggtaactccgTTCTGAGTTTCTAGTGTTACCGCACAGTTATCTACTTTGTTCACAATATGGCGGCCTCCATGCGATAACGTGTTCTTCAATCCTCTACTCTCTGTTAGCGATCGTGGGAAGAATACGATTCGGAGGGTTGTATAATTTGTTTATTGTCATTATAAACAGTAACAGTAAGCAGAAagtatgcatatttttttggCTATTGTTTCATTTAGTTTggatatttgtgttattttggtACGTGTAGCAAAACCACGTGGCCCGCATCcttttgtaatgtaaacagATAGTGACGCTATATGAGCGAGATGTGCACAATCAATCCATGTTATTATTTCCTGTATGACTATGTGGACTGATACAACACTCTTTCTTTGTATGTTACAGTTAATCTGCCCTAAGCGATGCAAACCATTAATACGGGTACTCAACGGAGTGCAATAAACTGGGTAAACATGCAGACAGTATTGTCGTGATTCCTTTACGATCACAATCATTGACCCTGAAACAGTAGTGTAGATACTGGCCTCAGAAACCCCGCCCCTTCCAGAGGGTCGGTTGTATCAGGAACCTCTTACATCCAGATTGGACGGGTTGGCCTCAGGAACTGTGAGTTCCTGTCCAGTTGATGCCAGTAggctt encodes the following:
- the LOC135468420 gene encoding cytochrome P450 2H1-like, yielding MLSALFNLIDLQTVLIFLCVTLGMLKFMKLAQEKHRYKLPPGPLAFPLIGNLIQLAGKSNIFRTFDEYGKTYGDMFTIYIGGMRTVVVTSYDKIHEGLVDKGKSLIGRPNDLYIVDKIFQRKGVIWSLGDVWRDTRRFALMSLRDFGVGKTSLEERIQDEADLLMTEIRACNGRPFVPRKFLSMAVMNIMCGIIRGSRYEKDDPVFKELLKMLEFLFKNAGLQVPENFFPLLRYLPIGSPAKELVQNDNALRKVIREEIQKHRETFDEENIRDFMDLYLKMTKEEPWNPSFTEDNVFRTIVDLFLAGSETTAASLNWLVLYMVRYPDVQKRCQQEIQKVIASSRKIGLKDRHSLPYVSATIHELQRIANTAPITVPHKAIEDVEIGGYFLPKDTIIVFSIYGAHRDPKYWENADKFDPGRWLSPEGELIKHKAFVPFGDGPRTCLGKILSEMELFLFFTNIIKNFTFKTVPGKALPSLEPVQRGISMQIHPYEVVAEENDIS